A section of the Chryseobacterium ginsenosidimutans genome encodes:
- a CDS encoding TIGR03643 family protein, with protein MLKKQKDRIIEMAWEDRTPFEAIRFQFEISEAEVIEIMRHELKPSSFRLWRKRVNSGVSKKHLKKRNSEIDRFKCTRQRVISGNKISKR; from the coding sequence ATGCTGAAAAAACAAAAAGACCGTATCATAGAAATGGCGTGGGAAGACCGAACTCCTTTTGAAGCCATCCGATTTCAGTTTGAGATCAGTGAAGCGGAAGTTATTGAGATAATGCGACATGAACTGAAACCTTCAAGTTTCCGGCTTTGGAGAAAACGGGTTAATTCGGGTGTAAGCAAAAAGCATTTGAAAAAAAGAAATTCAGAAATCGACAGGTTCAAATGTACAAGACAAAGAGTAATCAGCGGGAATAAAATCTCAAAGCGATAA
- a CDS encoding alpha/beta hydrolase, with protein sequence MKKLTLIIAATLLFFGNLEAQTNKSNQNSKKMNATEQTKHYTFKLSDKVTRQKVTFKNRYGITLSGDLYLPKNAGNEKLSALAIGGPFGAVKQQSSGLYANQMAERGLAVVAFDPSYTGESGGEPRNLASPEINTEDFSAAVDFLGLQKNVDRNKIGIIGICGFGGFALNATAVDKRVKAVATTSLYDMTRVMSKGYNDSVTHEQRTKTLEDLSLQRWKDAENGKPANGTRNLPEKLKGDEPQFVKEYFDYYRTPRGFHPNSVNSTGGWLTTNPLSFMNMPILTYVEEISPRPMLLIAGENAHSRYFSEDIYKVAAEPKELMIIPNAVHVDLYDKVDVIPFDKLEAFFKTNLK encoded by the coding sequence ATGAAGAAACTCACCTTAATTATCGCTGCAACCTTATTATTCTTTGGAAATCTGGAAGCACAGACGAACAAATCCAATCAAAATTCAAAGAAAATGAATGCGACAGAGCAAACAAAACATTATACATTCAAACTCAGTGATAAAGTTACCCGTCAAAAGGTAACCTTCAAAAACCGATATGGGATCACACTTTCCGGAGATTTATATCTTCCAAAAAATGCTGGAAATGAGAAATTATCGGCCTTGGCAATTGGTGGGCCTTTTGGTGCAGTGAAACAACAATCGTCCGGATTATATGCCAATCAAATGGCAGAAAGGGGTCTCGCCGTTGTAGCATTTGACCCGTCTTACACGGGCGAAAGCGGTGGTGAACCAAGAAATTTGGCTTCTCCGGAAATCAATACAGAAGATTTCAGCGCTGCAGTTGATTTTTTAGGATTACAAAAAAATGTCGACAGAAATAAAATCGGAATCATTGGTATTTGTGGTTTTGGTGGTTTTGCCTTGAATGCGACTGCAGTTGATAAACGAGTAAAAGCTGTTGCTACGACTAGTTTATATGACATGACAAGAGTGATGTCAAAAGGTTATAACGACTCTGTAACACATGAACAGCGCACGAAAACATTGGAAGATCTAAGCCTGCAACGCTGGAAAGACGCAGAAAATGGTAAACCTGCGAATGGCACCCGTAATTTGCCTGAAAAATTAAAAGGTGATGAACCGCAGTTTGTAAAAGAATATTTTGATTATTACAGGACACCTCGTGGTTTTCATCCGAATTCGGTGAACTCAACCGGAGGGTGGCTGACTACAAATCCACTATCATTCATGAATATGCCAATATTAACCTATGTGGAAGAAATTTCCCCAAGACCAATGCTCTTGATTGCTGGCGAAAATGCACATTCAAGATATTTCAGTGAAGATATCTATAAAGTTGCCGCTGAACCAAAAGAGTTAATGATTATTCCAAATGCAGTTCATGTTGATTTATATGATAAAGTAGATGTAATTCCGTTTGATAAATTGGAGGCATTTTTCAAAACCAATTTGAAGTAA
- a CDS encoding TetR/AcrR family transcriptional regulator: MENNITEEKIFEIYGDYILNHGERPKNIYLFAKENNFEEKDFYDYFSSFEQIEKMMLVNLFTKSVELALEINNSDDVTSKEKLLNVYFVFFENLTMNRSLVLMILGNNKSHAAKISHRLKETHRDYIKTLDFNDWKIIKKSKDDVRNFHEKAREEALWLHLISAIEFWKKDTSPSFEKTDIYIEKTIDTGFELMDNEPLQKVMDLGKFLFNEKFKKN; encoded by the coding sequence ATGGAAAACAATATTACAGAGGAAAAAATTTTTGAAATCTACGGTGATTATATTCTGAATCACGGAGAAAGACCAAAAAACATTTATCTCTTTGCAAAAGAAAATAATTTTGAAGAGAAAGATTTTTATGATTATTTTTCCAGCTTTGAACAGATAGAAAAGATGATGTTGGTCAACCTTTTCACCAAGTCGGTTGAATTGGCTTTGGAAATCAATAATTCGGATGACGTAACATCAAAAGAAAAACTACTGAATGTTTATTTCGTCTTTTTCGAGAATCTGACAATGAACCGATCATTGGTACTGATGATTTTAGGAAACAACAAATCGCATGCAGCGAAAATTTCGCATCGATTAAAAGAAACACATCGGGACTATATCAAAACATTAGATTTTAATGATTGGAAGATTATAAAAAAATCTAAAGACGATGTAAGAAACTTTCATGAAAAAGCAAGAGAAGAAGCGCTATGGCTTCACCTGATTTCTGCTATTGAGTTTTGGAAAAAAGATACCTCTCCTTCATTTGAAAAAACGGATATCTATATCGAAAAAACAATCGACACAGGATTTGAACTGATGGATAACGAGCCGTTGCAAAAAGTAATGGACTTAGGGAAGTTTTTATTCAACGAAAAATTCAAAAAAAATTAA
- a CDS encoding ABC1 kinase family protein: protein MKTLNKIPTGKLERTSSLLKAGAKVGVNYIKYYGNKITKDEDEARKILNEDNATDIYDSLKELKGSALKVAQMLSMEKNMLPAEYVEKFSLSQFSVPPLSGALVKKTFRKYFGKNPEDIFDEFSTESINAASIGQVHKAKKGAQDLAVKIQYPGVRESISSDLKMVKPIAMKMFNIKKEGSESYFQEVEDKLFEETNYNLELQRSQHFAEKCSHLPNMLFPTYYPEFSCEKIITMDWMSGVHFSEFTKQQNSQQNLDKTGQTLWDFYMYQMHILKQVHADPHPGNFLVSEDKKLLVIDFGCIKEIPADFYIPYFELAKEENLKNPVFFMEKLYELEILRADDSPKEKEFFSKLFYELLELFTRPFNKENFDFSDETFFQEIADLGQRYAKLSDMKGMNTNRGSRHFIYLNRTFFGLYNMMHDLKAKDIVINNYKNYIQ, encoded by the coding sequence ATGAAAACACTCAATAAAATACCAACAGGAAAACTTGAAAGAACAAGCAGTTTGTTGAAAGCTGGTGCCAAAGTTGGTGTTAACTACATAAAATATTACGGAAATAAAATAACAAAAGACGAGGATGAAGCACGAAAAATCCTTAATGAAGATAATGCTACAGATATTTACGATTCTCTGAAAGAACTGAAAGGTTCTGCTTTGAAAGTAGCGCAAATGCTGAGTATGGAGAAAAACATGCTCCCGGCAGAATATGTGGAAAAATTTTCCTTATCACAATTTTCCGTTCCTCCCCTTTCCGGAGCTTTGGTAAAAAAGACTTTCAGAAAATATTTCGGTAAAAATCCGGAAGATATTTTTGATGAATTTTCCACTGAATCTATCAATGCTGCAAGTATCGGACAGGTGCATAAAGCTAAAAAAGGAGCGCAAGATCTTGCCGTTAAAATTCAGTATCCTGGAGTGAGGGAAAGTATTTCCAGCGATTTGAAGATGGTAAAACCCATTGCAATGAAAATGTTCAACATCAAAAAAGAAGGATCAGAATCTTATTTTCAGGAAGTTGAAGACAAACTGTTTGAAGAAACCAATTATAACCTTGAACTTCAGCGCAGCCAGCATTTTGCCGAAAAATGCAGCCATCTCCCAAATATGCTTTTCCCGACCTATTATCCTGAATTTTCCTGCGAAAAAATCATCACAATGGACTGGATGTCCGGCGTTCATTTTTCTGAGTTTACAAAACAACAAAATTCTCAGCAGAATCTTGATAAAACAGGTCAAACTCTTTGGGATTTCTATATGTATCAGATGCATATTCTGAAACAAGTGCACGCAGATCCACATCCCGGAAACTTTTTGGTTTCTGAAGATAAAAAACTGCTTGTTATTGATTTTGGCTGTATCAAAGAAATTCCGGCTGATTTCTACATTCCATATTTCGAGCTTGCTAAGGAAGAAAACCTTAAAAATCCGGTATTCTTTATGGAAAAACTTTACGAGCTGGAAATTTTACGAGCTGATGATTCTCCAAAAGAAAAAGAGTTTTTCTCCAAGTTGTTTTATGAACTGCTTGAACTGTTTACAAGACCATTTAATAAAGAAAATTTTGACTTTTCAGATGAGACTTTCTTTCAGGAAATTGCAGATCTCGGTCAGCGATATGCAAAACTCAGCGATATGAAAGGAATGAATACCAATAGAGGATCTCGACATTTTATCTATCTGAACAGAACTTTTTTTGGTCTTTATAATATGATGCATGATTTGAAAGCAAAAGATATTGTGATTAATAATTACAAAAATTACATCCAGTAA
- a CDS encoding MarR family winged helix-turn-helix transcriptional regulator — protein MQTDFFIDLLLKVKDFENSKAYKPNCNVDDFRMWLNDKKYTEESPTKLFKNEKHKVSFTENEICKQVLLLSRYSKQLIRKGLGDFPELANEEFTYLYRLKDEPDLTKIQLIERNGHEKQTGTQIIKRLLEYGLIEEKNDSEDKRSKRLNITKKGEEMFHESVKKVNITSKILSGKLKDEEKNELLRVLKNLNEFHAHIYTDYKGATINEIMEVFALGDNFV, from the coding sequence ATGCAAACTGATTTTTTTATAGATCTACTTCTTAAAGTAAAGGATTTTGAAAACTCGAAGGCTTACAAACCCAACTGTAATGTGGACGATTTCCGCATGTGGCTGAACGATAAAAAATATACAGAAGAAAGCCCTACAAAACTATTTAAAAACGAAAAGCATAAAGTTTCTTTTACCGAAAACGAAATCTGCAAACAGGTTTTGCTTCTGAGCAGATACTCCAAACAGCTAATCAGGAAAGGTCTTGGTGATTTTCCTGAGCTGGCAAATGAAGAATTTACCTATCTATACCGATTAAAAGACGAACCAGACCTTACAAAAATTCAGCTTATTGAACGAAACGGACACGAAAAACAAACCGGAACCCAAATCATAAAAAGACTGCTGGAATATGGACTGATAGAAGAAAAAAATGACAGCGAAGACAAAAGAAGCAAAAGACTTAATATCACGAAAAAAGGTGAAGAAATGTTTCACGAATCCGTGAAGAAAGTAAATATAACATCAAAAATCTTATCTGGAAAACTGAAGGATGAAGAGAAAAATGAGCTTCTCAGAGTACTAAAAAACCTCAACGAATTCCATGCTCATATCTATACCGACTACAAAGGAGCTACTATTAATGAGATTATGGAAGTTTTTGCATTAGGGGATAACTTTGTTTAA
- a CDS encoding CocE/NonD family hydrolase — MMKNFFLGCLLITFSLMQAQQTAWNRQQGDTAIYDIQDSVMIRTRDGTLISAMIIRKKDDSAPKPVVFQFTIYVRDHERDLQSLKESADRGYVGVIAYTRGKRFSAGEILPYEKDGNDAYDVIDWISKQSWCNGSVGMYGGSYNGFTQWAAAKKLHPTLKTIVPYVANRPGMGLPMENNVFINPNYEWSFYVGNNKYLDETTGNDRNRFQKMMFTWWETGVAYSKMDSIDGTPNRLFQRWISHPDFDSYWQNMAPYQKDFAQITIPVLAFDGYYNDSQNSGIYYLRQLNKYSPKTPAYLAIGPYGHFGTQMGGQELINGYTVSKKALFPIKEYTYQWLDYILKGAEKPAFLKDKINYQVVGTDEWKSASSLDAMHSNYLKFYLSQDKMGEAYLLSSKKPNKKQYLSQEVDFKDRENSNNDYYPDPIIRKEISGKNGYVFISEPLTKPLLVNGSFLGQINLSINKKDLDIGITLYEVLPNGEYFHLSYYIGRASYAKDITHRNLLTPNKKETIAFDNTHLISKQLQKGSRLAVVLNVNKNPFSELNYGTGKAVRTETISDAKEPLQIKWYNNSFIKVPILE; from the coding sequence ATGATGAAAAACTTTTTTTTAGGATGCCTGCTCATCACATTCTCATTAATGCAGGCTCAGCAAACAGCATGGAACCGCCAGCAAGGAGATACTGCCATTTATGACATTCAGGACAGTGTAATGATCCGGACACGGGACGGAACTTTGATTTCGGCAATGATCATACGGAAAAAGGATGACTCTGCACCTAAACCTGTTGTATTTCAATTTACCATTTATGTACGCGACCATGAACGGGATCTGCAATCGCTCAAAGAATCTGCAGACAGAGGTTATGTGGGAGTAATTGCCTACACACGGGGCAAACGTTTCAGTGCAGGTGAAATCCTTCCTTATGAAAAAGATGGTAACGATGCTTATGATGTCATCGACTGGATCAGTAAACAAAGCTGGTGCAATGGCAGCGTGGGAATGTATGGCGGCAGTTACAACGGATTTACGCAATGGGCAGCAGCAAAGAAACTACACCCTACCCTTAAAACTATCGTTCCTTATGTTGCCAATCGTCCAGGCATGGGGCTTCCTATGGAAAATAATGTATTTATCAATCCCAATTATGAATGGTCTTTCTATGTCGGAAATAACAAATATTTAGATGAAACAACCGGAAATGACCGTAACCGATTCCAGAAAATGATGTTCACCTGGTGGGAAACCGGCGTGGCATACAGCAAAATGGACAGCATTGATGGAACACCGAATAGGCTTTTTCAACGCTGGATAAGTCACCCTGACTTTGATTCTTACTGGCAAAATATGGCTCCATATCAAAAGGATTTCGCTCAAATTACCATTCCGGTTCTGGCATTCGACGGTTACTACAACGATTCGCAGAATTCGGGAATTTATTATCTTCGGCAGCTTAATAAATACAGCCCAAAAACACCAGCTTACCTGGCGATAGGCCCTTACGGGCATTTTGGCACACAAATGGGCGGCCAGGAACTCATTAATGGATATACAGTCAGTAAAAAAGCCCTTTTTCCTATTAAGGAATACACTTATCAATGGCTTGATTATATACTTAAAGGAGCTGAAAAACCAGCATTTCTAAAAGATAAAATCAATTACCAGGTCGTGGGAACAGACGAATGGAAAAGCGCTTCTTCGTTAGATGCAATGCACAGCAATTATCTGAAGTTTTATCTAAGTCAGGACAAAATGGGTGAAGCTTATCTGCTAAGTTCTAAAAAACCTAACAAGAAACAATACTTGTCTCAGGAAGTTGATTTTAAAGATCGTGAAAACAGCAACAACGACTATTATCCCGATCCTATTATCCGTAAAGAAATTTCCGGCAAAAACGGGTATGTTTTTATAAGCGAACCTTTAACTAAACCTTTACTCGTCAATGGTTCTTTTCTTGGACAAATTAATCTCAGTATCAACAAAAAAGATTTGGATATTGGCATTACTCTGTATGAGGTCTTACCCAACGGCGAATATTTTCATTTGTCATATTATATTGGAAGAGCAAGCTACGCAAAAGACATTACGCACCGAAATCTTTTAACACCTAATAAAAAAGAAACTATTGCGTTCGACAATACACATTTGATCAGTAAGCAGCTTCAAAAAGGAAGCCGTCTTGCAGTGGTTTTAAACGTTAATAAAAACCCGTTTTCCGAATTGAATTACGGAACAGGAAAAGCAGTACGCACCGAAACTATTTCTGATGCTAAAGAACCTTTGCAGATAAAATGGTACAACAATAGTTTTATAAAAGTCCCAATATTGGAATAA
- a CDS encoding SDR family NAD(P)-dependent oxidoreductase, with amino-acid sequence MKNIVIIGCGQGIGLAAAKLLSESNNVIGISRSQNPEIQNLNIEFHQMDILTGNFDDISFPDVIDGLVYAPGSINLKPFNRLTTDDFKNDFEINVLGAVKTIQKLLPNLKKSESASVVLFSSVAVKLGMPFHASISSSKSAIEGLTKSLAAEFSAHKIRVNAIAPSLTDTHLASQLLSTPEKRDASAKRHPLQRIGNAEEIAKTTEFLLSPQASWITGQIIGVDGGMGSIKL; translated from the coding sequence ATGAAAAATATCGTCATCATCGGTTGCGGACAAGGCATTGGTTTGGCAGCAGCAAAACTTCTTTCAGAAAGCAACAATGTTATTGGAATTTCAAGAAGTCAGAATCCTGAAATTCAGAATCTTAATATAGAATTTCATCAGATGGATATTCTTACCGGAAATTTTGACGACATTAGTTTTCCTGATGTTATTGACGGATTGGTTTATGCTCCTGGAAGCATCAATCTGAAGCCTTTTAACCGACTGACAACAGATGATTTTAAAAATGATTTTGAGATTAATGTTCTTGGAGCTGTAAAAACGATTCAAAAATTGCTTCCGAACCTTAAAAAATCAGAAAGTGCATCGGTTGTACTATTCAGTTCTGTTGCCGTAAAATTAGGAATGCCTTTTCATGCTTCTATTTCTTCCAGTAAAAGTGCCATTGAAGGTTTAACGAAAAGTCTTGCTGCAGAATTTTCCGCCCACAAAATAAGAGTGAATGCGATTGCTCCTTCTTTAACGGATACCCATCTTGCGTCTCAGCTATTGTCGACACCGGAAAAACGTGACGCTTCTGCCAAAAGACATCCTTTGCAGAGAATCGGAAATGCCGAAGAAATAGCAAAAACAACAGAATTCCTACTTTCACCTCAAGCCTCATGGATTACAGGGCAAATCATTGGAGTTGATGGCGGAATGGGCAGTATTAAACTTTAA
- a CDS encoding SDR family oxidoreductase, with translation MKKILLTGATGYIGKRMISVITEQGYKVVCCSRDISRFSKPAGIKDDLIEVIEVDFLKEETLKNIPDDISGAYYLMHSMSTSDDYEESEKICAQNFVSAVGRTDCEHIIYLSGLVNQKELSKHLNSRFQVEKILMKSEVPVTVLRAGIIIGSGSASFEIIRDLVEKLPVMVTPKWLDTKCQPIGIANVLDFLIFTLFKKETCSKSFDIGCDDVLTYKKILLGYAKVRGLKRTIYTLPVMTPKLSSYWLYFITSTTYSLASSLVGSMKIEVVCNKESLDHIKKITGVHPFSYEEALHRTMAKIQANEILSSWKDSFISSRNDSSLKEFIEVPHFGCFKDIRSSKYDDREECLNRVFSLGGNNGWYGQSLWKVRGFMDLLVGGPGLRRGRTHPTQLHEGDALDFWRVLYANREEGKLILFAEMRLPGEAWLMFKLYRGKLWQKAVFRPKGLWGRLYWYSVLPFHGLIFKGMLRKLAANHT, from the coding sequence ATGAAAAAAATATTACTGACAGGAGCAACAGGATATATCGGCAAAAGAATGATCAGCGTGATTACAGAACAAGGCTATAAAGTAGTGTGCTGCAGTCGCGACATCAGTCGGTTTTCTAAACCTGCAGGTATAAAAGATGATCTGATAGAAGTTATAGAAGTAGATTTTCTCAAAGAGGAAACTCTAAAGAATATTCCGGATGATATTTCGGGTGCTTACTACCTGATGCATTCTATGAGTACCAGTGATGATTACGAAGAATCTGAAAAGATCTGCGCTCAGAATTTTGTCTCTGCAGTTGGCAGAACTGATTGTGAACATATCATTTATTTGTCCGGACTGGTTAATCAGAAAGAACTATCAAAACATTTGAATTCCAGATTTCAGGTAGAAAAAATCCTTATGAAAAGTGAAGTACCTGTCACTGTTTTACGCGCCGGAATCATCATTGGCTCCGGAAGTGCTTCTTTTGAAATTATCCGTGATCTTGTGGAAAAATTACCGGTCATGGTAACTCCAAAATGGTTGGATACCAAATGTCAGCCGATCGGAATTGCCAATGTTCTTGATTTTCTGATTTTCACTTTATTCAAAAAAGAAACTTGTAGTAAAAGTTTTGACATAGGCTGCGATGACGTTTTAACTTATAAAAAAATACTCTTAGGTTATGCCAAAGTGCGGGGTTTGAAAAGGACTATCTACACTTTACCTGTGATGACGCCAAAATTATCGTCTTACTGGCTTTACTTTATCACTTCTACTACCTATAGTTTAGCAAGCTCTTTGGTGGGAAGTATGAAAATTGAAGTTGTTTGTAATAAAGAAAGTTTAGATCATATTAAAAAAATAACGGGTGTTCATCCATTTTCTTACGAAGAGGCTTTGCATAGAACAATGGCAAAAATTCAAGCTAATGAGATACTTTCCAGCTGGAAAGACAGTTTTATCAGCAGTAGAAATGATTCTTCACTTAAAGAATTTATCGAAGTTCCGCATTTCGGATGTTTCAAAGATATTAGAAGTTCAAAATATGACGATAGAGAAGAATGCTTAAACCGTGTTTTTAGTCTGGGCGGAAATAATGGATGGTATGGGCAAAGTCTCTGGAAGGTTAGAGGTTTTATGGATTTGCTTGTTGGCGGGCCGGGTTTAAGGAGAGGAAGAACTCATCCGACACAGCTCCATGAAGGCGATGCTTTGGACTTTTGGCGTGTACTTTATGCTAACAGGGAAGAAGGGAAGCTGATTCTCTTTGCCGAGATGAGACTGCCGGGAGAAGCGTGGCTGATGTTCAAATTATACAGAGGAAAACTATGGCAGAAAGCTGTTTTCAGACCTAAAGGATTATGGGGAAGATTATACTGGTATTCTGTATTGCCGTTTCATGGGCTTATTTTCAAAGGAATGCTTCGAAAATTAGCGGCTAATCATACATAA
- a CDS encoding DUF2256 domain-containing protein, producing MPAELPSKICEVCGLPFNWRKKWAKNWNEVKYCSEKC from the coding sequence ATGCCTGCAGAATTGCCTTCAAAAATATGTGAAGTCTGCGGATTGCCTTTTAACTGGCGAAAGAAATGGGCGAAAAACTGGAACGAAGTGAAATATTGCAGTGAAAAATGCTGA
- the ribA gene encoding GTP cyclohydrolase II — protein sequence MLKIQAQSNIPTDFGMFKVYAFSENENDWSPHLVWVAEKTDFNETVNVRFHSECITGEVFHSRKCECGQQLDAAMKFVSENGGIIIYLRQEGRNIGIINKLKAYALQEEGLDTVEANLKLGLPADGRDFGVAIEMLKILGISKVNLLTNNPEKLKSFDKSGILLNKRIPLEIDSNVTNKSYLIKKKNYFGHLLEKI from the coding sequence ATGTTGAAAATACAAGCTCAATCTAATATACCTACAGATTTTGGAATGTTCAAAGTCTATGCTTTTTCAGAAAATGAAAATGACTGGAGTCCTCATTTGGTTTGGGTTGCTGAGAAAACCGATTTTAATGAAACCGTAAATGTGCGTTTCCATTCAGAATGCATCACCGGGGAAGTTTTTCATTCCAGGAAATGCGAATGCGGGCAACAGTTGGATGCTGCAATGAAATTTGTCTCGGAAAACGGAGGAATTATAATTTATCTGAGACAGGAAGGAAGAAATATCGGAATTATTAATAAATTGAAAGCTTATGCACTTCAGGAAGAAGGTCTGGATACTGTAGAAGCCAATCTGAAGTTGGGTCTGCCAGCCGACGGAAGAGACTTTGGTGTAGCTATTGAAATGCTGAAAATACTGGGTATCTCTAAGGTGAATTTACTGACAAATAATCCCGAAAAATTAAAATCTTTTGACAAAAGTGGTATTTTGCTGAATAAAAGAATTCCACTGGAAATTGATTCTAATGTTACCAATAAATCATACCTTATTAAAAAGAAAAATTATTTCGGGCATCTTTTAGAAAAGATATAA